Proteins encoded by one window of Vigna radiata var. radiata cultivar VC1973A chromosome 5, Vradiata_ver6, whole genome shotgun sequence:
- the LOC106762426 gene encoding glycine-rich protein 2 yields MAETRRSTGTVKWFNAQKGFGFITPQDGSEDLFVHFTSIRSDGYRSLTEGQSVEFLLDYGDDGRAMAVDVTSAVRSRRPGGFRGGTGRGRGRYGGGEGRGGGIGRRGAGGYGGGGGGPECYNCGRIGHLARDCYHGQGGGGGGGAGGDGRIRRRGGGGGGGGGGGGCYNCGEEGHFARECPNVGKLNE; encoded by the coding sequence ATGGCCGAAACTCGGAGATCCACGGGCACCGTTAAGTGGTTCAACGCGCAGAAGGGTTTCGGATTCATAACTCCCCAGGACGGCTCCGAAGATCTCTTCGTTCACTTCACTTCCATCCGATCCGACGGCTACCGCTCCTTGACCGAGGGCCAGTCTGTCGAGTTCCTACTCGATTACGGCGACGACGGCCGTGCCATGGCCGTCGACGTCACCTCCGCCGTTAGATCTCGCCGTCCAGGAGGTTTTCGCGGTGGGACCGGGAGAGGAAGAGGACGCTACGGCGGAGGGGAAGGCCGTGGTGGAGGGATCGGCCGGAGAGGGGCAGGAGGTTACGGCGGTGGAGGAGGAGGACCTGAGTGTTATAATTGTGGAAGAATAGGTCACTTGGCTAGGGATTGTTACCACGGAcagggtggtggtggtggtggtggtgcagGTGGTGATGGTAGGATACGGAGACGCGGTGGAGGAGGAGGCGGCGGCGGTGGTGGAGGAGGGTGTTATAACTGCGGGGAGGAAGGGCATTTTGCAAGGGAATGTCCGAACGTTGGGAAATTAAATGAGTGA